From one Streptomyces sp. SCSIO 30461 genomic stretch:
- a CDS encoding CBS domain-containing protein codes for MTRNQLTARDIMTSGVQCIGAHQSLRDASRMMRDLNVGCLPICGDNNRLTGLITDRDIVVQCCAEGIDPSTVQAGSLAGELHWIDAGAGADEALAMMEQHLIKRLPVIDVAHGHQLIGMITEANLAKNLTDSQIAEFATRVYANV; via the coding sequence ATGACCCGGAACCAGCTCACCGCCCGCGACATCATGACCAGCGGCGTCCAGTGCATCGGCGCACACCAGTCCCTGCGTGACGCGTCGCGGATGATGCGTGATCTGAACGTCGGCTGTCTGCCCATCTGCGGTGACAACAACAGGCTCACCGGCCTGATCACCGACCGCGACATCGTCGTCCAGTGCTGCGCTGAGGGCATCGACCCCTCGACCGTCCAGGCGGGCTCACTCGCCGGGGAACTCCACTGGATCGACGCGGGCGCGGGTGCCGACGAAGCCCTCGCAATGATGGAACAGCATCTGATCAAGCGCCTTCCGGTGATCGACGTGGCGCATGGCCACCAGCTCATCGGCATGATCACGGAGGCGAATCTGGCGAAGAACCTCACGGACTCGCAGATCGCGGAATTCGCCACCCGCGTGTACGCGAACGTCTGA
- a CDS encoding WD40 repeat domain-containing protein produces MRSLRRTVITAAAAVSLMAAGVAMPAVAAADDGGGDFTIKDPRITESSGLAASRAHPGIYWTHNDQDEPRVFAVDSKTGETVATITLKGVGKPRDMEAISVGPDGDVYVGDIGDNLNGSWDHVWIYRFAEPSELKDATVRATQYTVRYADGPRDAEALMVHPKTGRVYIASKKDGGGGLYEGPERLVSSGTNVFRRIGEVPWVTDGAFSPDGKELVLRSYFSARGYAWTDGRLGADHAVSAPLQGQSESVTYTSDGKALMFGTEGEQSDVVRRELPGKGGDGGGGAADSSGGSGTGGASGTGGGDVNGERLAVPAGLLVAVAVVVFAVRARRRGGR; encoded by the coding sequence ATGCGTTCGTTGCGTAGGACTGTGATCACCGCCGCTGCCGCCGTCTCGCTGATGGCTGCCGGCGTCGCCATGCCCGCGGTCGCCGCCGCCGACGACGGTGGGGGAGACTTCACGATCAAGGACCCCAGGATCACCGAATCCAGCGGTCTCGCCGCGAGCCGCGCCCACCCGGGCATCTACTGGACGCACAACGACCAGGACGAGCCCCGGGTCTTCGCTGTCGACTCGAAGACCGGCGAGACCGTTGCCACCATCACCCTCAAGGGTGTCGGCAAACCCCGTGACATGGAGGCGATCTCCGTCGGCCCGGACGGCGATGTCTACGTCGGCGACATCGGCGACAACCTGAACGGCAGCTGGGACCATGTCTGGATCTACCGCTTCGCCGAACCGAGCGAGCTGAAGGACGCGACCGTCCGCGCCACGCAGTACACCGTGCGGTACGCCGACGGGCCGCGCGACGCCGAGGCGCTGATGGTCCATCCGAAGACGGGACGGGTCTACATCGCCAGCAAGAAGGACGGCGGGGGAGGGCTCTACGAGGGCCCCGAGCGGCTCGTGTCAAGCGGGACCAACGTCTTCCGCAGGATCGGCGAGGTGCCATGGGTGACGGACGGCGCGTTCTCGCCCGATGGCAAGGAGCTGGTGTTGCGCTCCTACTTCAGCGCTCGCGGCTACGCCTGGACCGATGGCCGGCTCGGCGCCGACCACGCGGTCAGCGCTCCGCTGCAAGGGCAGTCCGAGTCGGTGACGTACACGTCCGACGGCAAGGCGCTGATGTTCGGCACGGAGGGGGAGCAGAGCGATGTCGTCCGCCGGGAACTACCCGGCAAGGGCGGCGACGGCGGGGGCGGGGCGGCCGACTCGTCGGGGGGCTCCGGGACCGGAGGTGCCTCCGGCACGGGCGGCGGTGACGTGAACGGGGAGCGACTGGCTGTGCCCGCCGGTCTGCTGGTCGCTGTGGCGGTGGTGGTGTTCGCGGTGCGGGCCAGACGGCGGGGTGGCCGGTAG
- the serC gene encoding phosphoserine transaminase, translating to MADIQIPADIKPADGRFGAGPSKVRTEALDALAATGTSLLGTSHRQAPVKNLVGSVREGVSELFRLPDGYEVILGNGGSTAFWDIATHGLIENKSQHLTFGEFSSKFAKAAKLAPWLAEPTVISSAPGTHPEPRAEAGADVYAFTHNETSTGVAAPLKRVAGADDGALVLVDATSGAGGLPVDIAETDVYYFAPQKSFASEGGLWIGVFSPAALERAERIHASGRHIPEFFSLPTAIDNSRKNQTYNTPALSTLFLLDQQLKWINGQGGLDWAVRRTATSARALYGWAEESKYAEPFVTDPAKRSQVIGTIDFSDDIDAAAIAKVLRANGIVDTDPYRKLGRNQLRVAMFPAVDPADVQALTACVDHVIEKL from the coding sequence GTGGCCGATATCCAGATTCCCGCTGACATCAAGCCCGCCGACGGCCGTTTCGGCGCAGGCCCCTCCAAGGTGCGGACGGAGGCGCTGGACGCCCTGGCCGCCACCGGTACGTCTCTGCTCGGTACGTCCCACCGCCAGGCCCCGGTCAAGAACCTGGTCGGCTCGGTACGCGAGGGCGTGTCCGAGCTGTTCCGGCTCCCCGACGGCTACGAGGTGATCCTCGGCAACGGCGGCTCCACCGCCTTCTGGGACATCGCGACGCACGGTCTCATCGAGAACAAGTCGCAGCACCTCACCTTCGGCGAGTTCTCCTCGAAGTTCGCCAAGGCCGCGAAGCTGGCCCCCTGGCTGGCCGAGCCGACCGTGATCTCATCGGCTCCGGGTACGCACCCGGAGCCGCGTGCCGAGGCGGGCGCCGACGTCTACGCCTTCACCCACAACGAGACCTCGACCGGTGTCGCAGCCCCGCTCAAGCGGGTCGCCGGTGCCGACGATGGTGCGCTGGTACTGGTGGACGCCACGTCCGGGGCGGGTGGACTGCCGGTCGACATCGCCGAGACAGACGTCTACTACTTCGCCCCGCAGAAGTCGTTCGCCTCCGAAGGCGGCCTGTGGATCGGTGTGTTCTCGCCCGCCGCGCTGGAGCGCGCCGAGCGGATCCACGCGTCCGGGCGGCACATCCCGGAGTTCTTCAGCCTGCCGACGGCGATCGACAACTCCCGGAAGAACCAGACGTACAACACCCCCGCCCTGTCGACCCTCTTCCTGCTCGACCAGCAGCTGAAGTGGATCAACGGTCAGGGCGGGCTGGACTGGGCGGTTCGCCGCACGGCGACTTCCGCGCGGGCGCTCTACGGCTGGGCCGAGGAGTCGAAGTACGCGGAGCCGTTCGTCACCGACCCGGCCAAGCGGTCCCAGGTCATCGGAACCATCGACTTCTCGGACGACATCGACGCGGCGGCGATCGCGAAGGTGCTGCGGGCGAACGGGATCGTGGACACCGACCCGTACCGCAAGCTGGGGCGCAACCAGCTGCGCGTGGCGATGTTCCCGGCTGTCGACCCGGCGGACGTGCAGGCGCTGACGGCCTGCGTCGACCACGTCATCGAGAAGCTGTAG
- a CDS encoding DUF2087 domain-containing protein, which translates to MSANDVAALFSHGRLTTIPRRPVRREQLLRHLARTLFETDRDYTESEVNDALRTVHDDAAALRRYLVVAGLLARTRDGRSYGRVAEAQGSATAE; encoded by the coding sequence ATGTCCGCCAATGACGTGGCCGCCCTCTTCTCGCATGGGCGGCTCACCACCATCCCCCGCAGGCCCGTTCGGCGTGAACAGCTGCTCAGACACCTCGCGCGCACCCTTTTCGAGACGGATCGCGACTACACCGAGTCCGAGGTCAACGACGCATTGCGCACGGTGCACGACGACGCCGCCGCGCTGCGCCGCTACCTGGTTGTCGCCGGACTGCTGGCCCGTACCAGGGACGGCCGCAGCTACGGCCGCGTCGCCGAGGCCCAGGGCTCGGCGACGGCCGAGTAG
- a CDS encoding DUF4360 domain-containing protein translates to MPRALRTGAAVTAVLASTLVAGNAGAASASSSSIVAPPDKIVIEIATVNGSGCKEGTAAVAVSPDNTAFTVTYSDYLAKVGGNADPTDFRKNCQLNLIVYVPSGFTYAVASADYRGYASLQPGASAIQKASYYFQGSPDTAARNHAFAGPYDDNWQATDTTEWGQLVWAPCGVKRNFNINTELRVSAGTSSPSAVSFMTMDSTDGEINTVYQLAWKECPEP, encoded by the coding sequence ATGCCCCGTGCCTTACGCACCGGCGCCGCCGTCACAGCGGTACTCGCCTCCACACTCGTCGCCGGCAACGCCGGCGCCGCCAGCGCGTCCAGTTCCAGCATCGTCGCGCCCCCCGACAAGATCGTCATCGAGATCGCCACGGTGAACGGATCGGGGTGCAAGGAGGGGACGGCGGCCGTCGCGGTCTCTCCCGACAACACCGCGTTCACGGTCACCTACAGCGACTATCTGGCCAAGGTCGGAGGCAACGCCGACCCCACCGACTTCCGCAAGAACTGCCAGCTCAACCTGATCGTCTACGTCCCGTCGGGCTTCACCTACGCCGTCGCCAGCGCGGACTACCGCGGCTATGCCAGCCTCCAGCCCGGCGCCAGCGCCATCCAGAAGGCCTCGTACTACTTCCAGGGGTCGCCGGACACGGCGGCGAGGAACCACGCTTTCGCCGGACCGTACGACGACAACTGGCAGGCCACCGACACCACCGAGTGGGGACAGCTGGTCTGGGCTCCCTGCGGTGTGAAGCGCAACTTCAACATCAACACCGAACTCCGGGTGAGCGCCGGCACGTCCAGCCCGTCGGCGGTCAGCTTCATGACGATGGACTCGACGGACGGTGAGATCAACACCGTCTACCAGCTGGCCTGGAAGGAGTGCCCGGAGCCCTGA
- a CDS encoding carboxymuconolactone decarboxylase family protein codes for MFTEHTLESAPQAARKALETVSANLGHLPEAVSAVARLAESPELLTGFLHVSGAFERGTLEPVAREVVIMTIAVRNDCHVCVVMHTGKLRALGADEHLTAALCEQRPLPDERLEGVRQFTLAVVAAGGAVSDDELRRFLTLGYTKRNALEVVLGIGAYTMSTYANRLTGAGLGD; via the coding sequence ATGTTCACCGAGCACACCCTGGAGAGCGCTCCGCAGGCGGCCCGCAAGGCCCTGGAGACGGTGTCGGCCAACCTCGGGCATCTGCCCGAGGCGGTGTCAGCCGTGGCGCGACTCGCCGAGTCGCCCGAGCTGCTCACGGGATTCCTGCATGTCAGCGGGGCGTTCGAGCGTGGCACGCTGGAGCCGGTGGCTCGCGAGGTGGTCATCATGACCATCGCCGTGCGCAACGACTGTCATGTGTGCGTGGTGATGCACACGGGCAAGCTCCGTGCCCTCGGTGCGGACGAGCACCTGACTGCGGCGCTGTGCGAGCAGCGTCCGCTGCCCGATGAGCGCCTCGAAGGGGTGCGGCAGTTCACTCTCGCCGTTGTCGCCGCGGGCGGGGCCGTGAGTGACGATGAGCTGCGGCGGTTCCTGACGCTCGGCTACACGAAGCGCAACGCCCTGGAGGTCGTGCTCGGCATCGGGGCCTACACGATGTCCACGTACGCCAACCGTCTGACGGGCGCGGGGCTCGGGGACTGA
- the thpR gene encoding RNA 2',3'-cyclic phosphodiesterase, with protein MRLFAGLVPPADAVSELSRVVDRLHTLPGSEGLRWTGRPGWHFTLAFMGEVDESLLPDLRERLRRAAHRSEAFPLRLHGGGHFGRRALWVGAAGGIDAMRMLAERADAAARRAGVAMEEHRRYQAHLTIARARADVDLVPYVNELHAFEGAPWAVGELLLIRSNLPGGGEPGAQPRYEVVGNWPLGSGG; from the coding sequence ATGAGACTTTTCGCCGGCCTGGTGCCGCCCGCGGACGCCGTCAGCGAACTCAGCCGCGTCGTCGATCGCCTGCACACCCTGCCCGGCTCCGAAGGGCTGCGCTGGACGGGGCGTCCCGGCTGGCACTTCACCCTTGCCTTCATGGGGGAGGTCGACGAGTCGCTGCTGCCCGACCTGCGCGAGCGGCTCAGGCGTGCGGCACACCGCAGCGAGGCGTTCCCGCTGCGGCTGCACGGCGGCGGTCATTTCGGCCGACGGGCGCTCTGGGTCGGTGCGGCGGGCGGTATCGACGCCATGCGCATGCTGGCCGAGCGAGCGGACGCCGCGGCCCGGCGGGCAGGCGTGGCGATGGAGGAGCACCGCCGCTACCAGGCCCATCTGACCATTGCCAGGGCCCGCGCGGATGTGGACCTCGTGCCGTACGTGAACGAGCTGCACGCCTTTGAGGGCGCCCCGTGGGCTGTGGGCGAGCTGCTGCTGATCCGCAGCAACCTGCCGGGCGGCGGTGAACCTGGCGCCCAGCCGCGTTACGAGGTCGTCGGCAACTGGCCGCTGGGCTCCGGGGGCTGA
- a CDS encoding MarR family winged helix-turn-helix transcriptional regulator produces the protein MDNMVDQNKVNLVVEFGKGGKAGTNSKGYELPLLLFAGFRTLIDRLHSELARQGHPDLRPAYGFALQAIAAPGGGHPTASEVGRRLGVSKQAAGKTVDRLVVLGYAERTDDPADARRKTIRLTPHGADALARSAAVFDELRAEWAMALGTKQLSQVEDGLRTVVAADSFRLDAASWFGAM, from the coding sequence ATGGACAACATGGTTGACCAAAATAAAGTAAACCTGGTTGTCGAATTCGGCAAGGGGGGCAAGGCTGGCACGAACAGCAAGGGCTATGAGCTGCCCCTGCTCCTCTTCGCGGGCTTCCGTACCCTCATCGACCGTCTCCACAGCGAGCTGGCACGACAGGGTCATCCGGACCTCAGGCCCGCATACGGCTTCGCGCTCCAGGCGATCGCGGCACCCGGAGGCGGCCACCCCACGGCGAGCGAGGTGGGGCGGCGTCTCGGGGTGTCAAAGCAGGCGGCCGGGAAGACCGTCGACCGGCTGGTCGTGCTGGGGTACGCCGAGCGCACCGACGATCCCGCCGATGCCCGTCGCAAGACCATCCGCCTCACCCCGCACGGCGCGGACGCCCTGGCCAGGTCGGCGGCCGTCTTCGACGAACTGCGCGCCGAGTGGGCCATGGCCCTGGGTACGAAGCAGCTGTCCCAGGTGGAGGACGGGTTGCGGACGGTCGTGGCGGCGGACTCGTTCCGGCTCGACGCGGCGAGCTGGTTCGGCGCCATGTGA
- a CDS encoding aldo/keto reductase, which translates to MEYTQLGRTGLKVSRLVLGTMNFGPQTDEANSHTIMDAALDAGVNFLDTANAYGWGANKGRTEEIIGNWFAQGGDRRDKVVLATKGYANMGADGAAWPNHDKLSALNIRRAVDASLKRLRTDHIDLYQFHHVDRDTPVEEIWQAVDVLIKQGKILYAGSSNFPGWKIAQANEGATRLGMVGLVSEQCLYNLAERRAEMEVIPAAQEYGLGVIPWSPLHGGLLGGVIRKEAAGGRRSEGRSAASLADTSVREKVQAYEDLVDKHGLAPGEVALAWLLTRPGVTGPIVGPRTVEQVASALRAVELKLSEDLLGQLDEIFPGPGPSPEAFAW; encoded by the coding sequence ATGGAGTACACGCAGCTCGGACGCACGGGACTCAAGGTCAGCCGACTCGTCCTCGGCACGATGAACTTCGGACCACAGACCGACGAGGCGAACAGCCATACGATCATGGATGCCGCACTCGACGCGGGCGTCAACTTCCTCGACACCGCCAACGCCTACGGCTGGGGGGCGAACAAGGGCCGCACCGAGGAGATCATCGGCAACTGGTTCGCCCAGGGTGGCGACCGCCGGGACAAGGTCGTGCTCGCCACCAAGGGCTACGCCAACATGGGCGCGGACGGTGCCGCCTGGCCCAACCACGACAAGCTCTCGGCGCTCAACATCCGGCGCGCCGTGGACGCCAGCCTCAAGCGCCTCCGGACGGACCACATCGACCTGTACCAGTTCCACCACGTCGACCGGGACACCCCGGTCGAGGAGATCTGGCAGGCCGTCGACGTACTGATCAAGCAGGGCAAGATCCTCTACGCCGGCTCATCCAACTTCCCCGGATGGAAGATCGCCCAGGCCAACGAGGGAGCCACCCGGCTGGGCATGGTCGGGCTGGTCAGCGAGCAGTGCCTGTACAACCTCGCCGAGCGGCGCGCCGAGATGGAGGTCATCCCCGCCGCCCAGGAGTACGGCCTCGGGGTCATCCCCTGGTCGCCGCTGCACGGCGGGCTGCTCGGTGGCGTGATCAGGAAGGAGGCCGCGGGCGGGCGCCGATCCGAGGGGCGCTCCGCGGCTTCGCTCGCCGACACGTCCGTACGGGAGAAGGTGCAGGCTTACGAGGACCTGGTGGACAAGCACGGGCTGGCTCCGGGCGAGGTGGCTCTTGCCTGGCTGCTCACCCGTCCGGGCGTGACCGGGCCGATCGTCGGGCCCCGCACGGTGGAGCAGGTGGCTTCGGCGCTGCGCGCGGTCGAGCTGAAGCTGAGCGAGGACCTGCTGGGCCAGCTGGACGAGATCTTCCCGGGACCTGGGCCGTCACCGGAGGCCTTCGCCTGGTAG
- a CDS encoding antitoxin, whose product MSMMDKIKQMLKGHEHQASQGIDKGGDTVDERTQGKYSRQVDTAQDKLKQQLGEQPGQTGQPGQDRPPQP is encoded by the coding sequence ATGTCCATGATGGACAAGATCAAGCAGATGCTGAAGGGCCACGAGCACCAGGCGTCGCAGGGCATCGACAAGGGCGGCGACACGGTGGACGAGCGGACCCAGGGCAAGTACAGCAGGCAGGTCGACACAGCCCAGGACAAGCTCAAGCAGCAGCTCGGCGAGCAGCCGGGACAGACGGGCCAGCCCGGCCAGGACCGGCCCCCGCAGCCCTGA
- a CDS encoding GDSL-type esterase/lipase family protein, with protein sequence MRFMFVGDSMTIGRAGDYTWRYRMWQHLNRSFGGPYKIVGPRCELYDAMADAAVSTDYADPDFPSHARRHLAGWGEGWLHMAPLIGDAVRTSRADVLLVSLGLIDLGFYTNSDQTADNVRRFVAAARSANPHVRAVLLPVIPNVRALADAPFAAECERFNELLAKTVADLDTDTAPLLLSSTPDAYDIHTDTYDGTHPGPSGEHKLAGAFADAMHQAWGLGGPYSAVAEPWASATRP encoded by the coding sequence ATGCGTTTCATGTTCGTCGGTGACTCCATGACCATCGGCCGCGCCGGCGACTACACCTGGCGCTATCGGATGTGGCAGCACCTCAATCGGTCGTTCGGTGGCCCGTACAAGATCGTCGGCCCGCGCTGCGAGCTGTACGACGCCATGGCCGACGCCGCTGTTTCGACGGACTACGCCGACCCGGACTTCCCGTCCCACGCCCGCCGCCACCTGGCCGGCTGGGGCGAGGGCTGGCTGCACATGGCCCCGCTGATCGGGGACGCGGTGCGCACGTCACGCGCGGACGTCCTGCTGGTCTCACTCGGACTGATAGACCTCGGCTTCTACACGAACAGCGACCAGACGGCCGACAACGTCCGGAGGTTCGTCGCCGCCGCCCGCAGCGCGAACCCGCATGTCAGGGCTGTACTGCTGCCCGTCATCCCCAACGTCAGGGCGCTGGCGGACGCGCCCTTCGCCGCCGAGTGCGAGCGCTTCAACGAGCTGCTCGCCAAGACCGTGGCCGACCTGGACACCGACACCGCGCCGCTGCTGTTGTCCTCCACGCCCGACGCGTACGACATCCACACCGACACCTACGACGGAACCCACCCCGGTCCTTCGGGCGAGCACAAGCTGGCGGGCGCGTTCGCCGACGCGATGCACCAGGCGTGGGGCCTCGGCGGTCCCTACTCGGCCGTCGCCGAGCCCTGGGCCTCGGCGACGCGGCCGTAG
- a CDS encoding class F sortase yields the protein MTFRQPSDEPAPSFIGSLTSLRQALLWPAATVGTGALLVYGSFDASTLQLQPAQPVVVVTPSLIGPNPLTASPPAGPGPAMIRSIPQRISIPTISVNAPFTPLTLAASGQLNAPPANDKNLVGWYNGGATPGERGTAIVAGHFDTKTGPAVFVNLKALKKGSKVEVTRADGKVATFKVDSVESFSKAKFPSARVYNDAPTAQLRLITCGGQYDHKAKDYKENVVVFAHLESSRKA from the coding sequence ATGACTTTCCGGCAGCCGTCCGATGAGCCGGCCCCGTCATTCATCGGGTCACTCACCTCTCTTCGGCAGGCCCTGTTGTGGCCCGCCGCCACCGTGGGTACGGGCGCGCTCCTTGTCTACGGCTCCTTCGACGCGTCCACGCTCCAACTCCAGCCGGCCCAGCCCGTTGTGGTGGTCACGCCCAGCCTCATCGGCCCCAACCCCCTCACGGCCAGTCCCCCCGCGGGTCCCGGGCCTGCCATGATCCGCTCCATCCCCCAGCGGATCTCGATCCCCACCATTTCCGTGAACGCGCCCTTCACCCCGTTGACACTTGCCGCATCGGGCCAGCTCAACGCTCCGCCGGCCAACGACAAGAACCTCGTGGGCTGGTACAACGGCGGTGCCACACCGGGCGAACGCGGCACGGCCATCGTCGCGGGCCACTTCGACACGAAGACGGGCCCGGCGGTGTTCGTGAACCTCAAGGCGCTCAAGAAGGGCAGCAAGGTCGAGGTCACCCGTGCGGATGGCAAGGTCGCCACCTTCAAGGTCGACTCTGTGGAGTCCTTCAGCAAGGCGAAGTTCCCCAGCGCCCGTGTCTACAACGACGCCCCGACCGCCCAACTGCGGCTGATCACCTGCGGGGGGCAGTACGACCACAAGGCCAAGGACTACAAGGAGAACGTGGTGGTCTTCGCTCACCTCGAATCCTCACGCAAGGCCTGA